A single region of the Yersinia entomophaga genome encodes:
- the zapE gene encoding cell division protein ZapE → MQPSTPTARYQQALAAGEYQPDEVQRQAVEQLEQIYLALCERANRPTPTLGLRGRLSRLLGRNHALAVTPPVQGLYMWGGVGRGKTWLMDLFFHSLPGDRKLRLHFHRFMLRVHQELAELQGHENPLEIIADGFKAQTDVLCFDEFFVSDITDAMLLATLLQALFARGITLIATSNIPPDNLYQNGLQRARFIPAIALIKEYCEVMNVDAGIDYRLRTLTQAHLYLTPLNPQTEQNMRQMFIKLAGKVGEEKPVLEINHRPLAAISAADGVLAVDFHTLCEEARSQLDYIALSREYHTVLLHNLRLMTAKEENAARRFLALVDEFYERRVKLIISAEASMFEIYQGERLKFEYQRCLSRLQEMQSEEYLKLPHLP, encoded by the coding sequence ATGCAACCTAGTACACCTACAGCACGTTATCAGCAGGCTTTAGCCGCTGGAGAATATCAGCCCGACGAGGTTCAGCGTCAAGCGGTTGAGCAACTGGAACAGATTTATTTGGCTTTGTGTGAGCGGGCAAATCGGCCGACACCCACGCTGGGTCTGCGTGGTCGCCTGAGTCGTTTATTAGGAAGAAACCACGCTTTAGCGGTCACTCCCCCAGTACAGGGGTTATATATGTGGGGCGGCGTTGGGCGCGGAAAAACCTGGCTAATGGATCTGTTTTTCCACAGTTTGCCCGGCGATCGTAAGCTTCGGCTGCATTTTCATCGCTTTATGCTGCGGGTTCATCAGGAATTGGCCGAACTGCAAGGCCATGAAAATCCGCTGGAAATAATTGCCGACGGATTTAAAGCTCAAACCGATGTGTTGTGCTTTGATGAATTCTTTGTTTCGGATATCACCGACGCCATGCTGCTGGCTACGCTGCTGCAGGCTCTGTTTGCTCGCGGTATCACGTTGATTGCCACCTCTAACATACCGCCGGACAATCTCTATCAAAACGGTTTACAGCGAGCGCGCTTCATTCCCGCTATTGCCCTGATTAAAGAATATTGCGAAGTGATGAACGTCGATGCCGGTATTGATTATCGGTTACGGACACTCACGCAGGCACACTTGTATCTCACGCCGTTAAACCCGCAAACCGAACAAAATATGCGTCAGATGTTTATTAAACTGGCGGGGAAAGTGGGGGAAGAAAAGCCGGTTTTGGAGATTAATCATCGCCCGCTGGCAGCTATTAGCGCTGCTGATGGCGTGCTGGCGGTAGATTTCCATACATTATGTGAAGAAGCTCGCAGTCAGTTGGATTACATAGCGCTGTCCCGCGAGTATCACACGGTATTACTTCACAATTTGCGCCTGATGACGGCAAAGGAAGAAAATGCCGCACGCCGGTTTTTAGCGTTGGTTGATGAGTTTTACGAACGTCGAGTGAAGTTAATTATCTCTGCAGAAGCATCGATGTTTGAAATTTATCAGGGGGAGCGCTTAAAATTCGAGTATCAACGCTGTTTATCGCGCCTACAAGAGATGCAGAGCGAAGAGTACCTTAAACTGCCTCATCTGCCGTAA
- the mlaD gene encoding outer membrane lipid asymmetry maintenance protein MlaD, translating into MQTKKTEVWVGLFIVIALAAIIFLCLKVADIKSVGNQPTYRIYATFDNIGGLKASSPVKIGGVVVGRVADITLDTKNYSPRVAIDIEDQYNRIPDTSSLAIRTSGLLGEQYLALNVGFEDPEMGTSILKEGGTIQDTKSALVLEDLIGQFLYKSGGNNQETPETAPAGGSTPPAAQIH; encoded by the coding sequence ATGCAAACGAAGAAAACTGAAGTCTGGGTGGGCCTATTTATCGTGATTGCCTTAGCGGCAATCATCTTTTTATGCCTGAAAGTGGCGGATATTAAATCTGTTGGCAATCAGCCTACTTACCGGATATATGCCACTTTTGATAATATTGGCGGCCTGAAAGCCAGTTCACCGGTTAAAATTGGTGGTGTAGTGGTAGGACGGGTGGCCGATATTACTCTTGATACCAAAAATTACAGTCCGCGAGTTGCGATTGATATAGAGGATCAATATAACCGAATTCCTGATACCAGCTCTTTAGCGATTCGTACCTCAGGTTTATTGGGCGAACAATATCTGGCGTTAAACGTGGGTTTTGAAGATCCGGAAATGGGCACCAGTATTTTGAAAGAGGGTGGCACCATTCAGGACACCAAATCTGCATTGGTTCTGGAAGATTTAATCGGCCAGTTCCTGTACAAAAGCGGCGGTAATAATCAGGAAACCCCTGAAACTGCACCGGCAGGGGGTTCTACTCCTCCTGCGGCTCAAATTCATTAA
- the rpsI gene encoding 30S ribosomal protein S9 has product MAENQYYGTGRRKSSSARVFIKPGSGNIVINQRSIEQYFGRETGRMVVMQPLVLLDMVGKFDLYITVKGGGISGQAGAIRHGITRALMEYDESLRGELRKAGFVTRDAREVERKKVGLRKARRRPQFSKR; this is encoded by the coding sequence ATGGCTGAAAATCAATACTACGGCACTGGTCGCCGCAAAAGTTCTTCCGCACGCGTCTTTATTAAGCCGGGTAGCGGTAACATCGTTATTAACCAACGTAGCATCGAACAGTACTTCGGTCGCGAGACTGGCCGCATGGTCGTTATGCAGCCTCTGGTACTGTTAGATATGGTTGGTAAGTTTGACCTGTACATCACTGTTAAAGGTGGTGGTATTTCTGGTCAGGCTGGCGCTATCCGTCACGGTATCACCCGTGCACTGATGGAGTATGACGAGTCTCTGCGTGGTGAACTGCGTAAAGCTGGCTTCGTAACGCGTGATGCGCGTGAAGTTGAGCGTAAGAAAGTGGGTCTGCGTAAAGCACGTCGTCGTCCACAGTTCTCCAAACGTTAA
- the mlaC gene encoding phospholipid-binding protein MlaC, producing the protein MFKRLLMVALLVVAPLANAVDQTNPYRLMDDAAQKTFTRLKNEQPKIKQNPDYLRTIVHEELMPFVQIKYAGALVLGTYYKSATPAQREAYFNAFGQYLEQAYGQALALYHGQTYQIAPEHPLGDANIIAIRVTILDPNGRPPVRLDFQWRKNSQTGHWQAFDMIAEGVSMISTKQNEWASILRTQGVDGLTKQLLIAAKQPITLDQK; encoded by the coding sequence ATGTTTAAACGTTTATTAATGGTCGCACTGTTGGTGGTGGCACCGTTGGCAAATGCCGTGGATCAAACCAACCCTTATCGTCTGATGGACGATGCAGCGCAAAAAACTTTCACTCGTCTGAAAAACGAACAGCCTAAAATTAAGCAGAATCCAGATTATCTGCGCACCATCGTTCATGAAGAACTGATGCCGTTCGTGCAGATTAAATACGCCGGAGCCTTAGTGCTAGGCACTTATTACAAAAGCGCCACGCCAGCTCAGCGCGAAGCCTATTTCAACGCTTTTGGCCAATATCTGGAACAGGCCTACGGCCAGGCATTGGCTTTATATCACGGTCAAACTTACCAAATTGCGCCAGAACACCCGCTGGGTGATGCTAATATTATCGCTATCCGCGTCACCATTTTGGACCCCAATGGACGACCTCCGGTGCGTTTGGATTTCCAATGGCGTAAAAATAGTCAAACTGGTCACTGGCAAGCCTTTGACATGATTGCGGAAGGCGTCAGCATGATCAGCACCAAGCAGAATGAATGGGCATCGATTTTGCGCACTCAGGGTGTAGACGGTTTGACTAAGCAATTGTTAATCGCCGCCAAACAGCCTATTACGTTGGATCAAAAATAA
- the mlaB gene encoding lipid asymmetry maintenance protein MlaB: protein MADELRWESQGSTLWLIGDLDRETLLPLWQQRNALLADKTCLNVAQLQRVDSSGLALLVHLREALHQRGVELKISGVSDRLATLITLYNLQEIIPVTAAT from the coding sequence ATGGCAGATGAGCTTCGCTGGGAATCCCAAGGCAGCACGCTGTGGCTGATTGGGGATCTGGATCGTGAAACCTTGCTGCCACTGTGGCAGCAGCGGAACGCTTTGCTGGCGGATAAAACTTGCCTGAATGTGGCGCAGTTACAGCGTGTTGACTCTTCAGGTTTGGCGTTGCTGGTTCATTTACGTGAAGCGTTGCATCAGCGAGGCGTCGAGCTGAAAATTTCAGGCGTCAGCGATCGTTTGGCGACGCTGATTACGTTATACAACTTACAGGAAATAATTCCAGTCACGGCGGCAACTTAG
- the degQ gene encoding serine endoprotease DegQ, whose translation MKKKSLLLSALAISVGLSLAAAPAVTAAPLPMAVAGQPLPSLAPMLEKVLPAVVSVHVTGTQAQQQRLPEEFKFFFGPNAPMSKESIRPFEGLGSGVIINAEKGYVLTNNHVINNADKIRVQLNDGREYDAKLLGRDEQTDIALLQITDAKNLKAIPIADSDNLRVGDFAVAVGNPFGLGQTATSGIISALGRSGLNLEGLENFIQTDASINRGNSGGALVNLNGELIGINTAILAPGGGNIGIGFAIPSNMAQNLSQQLIEFGEVKRGVLGIKGSEMTADMAKAFNIDAQRGAFVSEVMPKSAAAKAGIKAGDVLVSVDGKPINSFAELRAKVGTTGPGKTIKVGLLRGGKPLEVSVTLENSNPTSTSAETLSSSLQGASLSNTEIKGVGKGVKVDNVAKGSPAAQAGLQKDDVIIGINRQQTKDISELRKALATKPAVMALNIIRGNETIYLLLR comes from the coding sequence ATGAAAAAAAAGTCATTACTTCTTAGTGCACTAGCTATAAGCGTTGGCCTTAGCCTTGCCGCTGCACCGGCGGTTACCGCAGCCCCCTTGCCAATGGCCGTCGCCGGACAACCTTTGCCAAGCCTTGCACCAATGTTAGAAAAAGTCCTGCCAGCGGTAGTCAGTGTCCATGTGACCGGCACTCAAGCGCAGCAACAGCGTTTACCGGAAGAGTTTAAATTCTTCTTCGGCCCGAATGCGCCGATGAGCAAAGAAAGCATCCGACCGTTTGAAGGCCTGGGCTCAGGCGTGATTATTAACGCCGAGAAAGGCTATGTGCTGACTAATAATCACGTTATCAATAATGCAGATAAAATCCGCGTTCAGTTGAATGATGGCCGTGAATATGATGCCAAACTGCTGGGGCGCGATGAGCAAACCGATATTGCTCTGTTACAGATTACGGATGCCAAAAACCTGAAAGCGATTCCTATCGCAGATTCAGACAATCTGCGAGTTGGTGATTTCGCCGTTGCGGTCGGTAACCCATTCGGTTTAGGCCAGACTGCAACATCCGGTATTATTTCCGCTCTGGGCCGCAGTGGCCTGAATCTGGAAGGGCTGGAAAACTTTATTCAAACCGATGCTTCTATCAACCGGGGTAATTCCGGCGGCGCGCTGGTTAACCTGAACGGCGAACTTATCGGGATTAACACGGCCATTCTGGCTCCGGGCGGCGGTAACATCGGGATCGGCTTTGCCATTCCGAGCAATATGGCGCAAAACCTAAGCCAGCAACTGATTGAGTTTGGTGAAGTCAAACGCGGCGTTTTAGGTATTAAAGGCAGTGAAATGACCGCCGACATGGCCAAAGCCTTTAATATCGACGCGCAGCGTGGCGCATTCGTCAGCGAAGTTATGCCGAAATCTGCTGCGGCGAAAGCCGGTATTAAAGCCGGTGACGTATTGGTTTCTGTGGATGGCAAGCCAATTAACAGCTTCGCCGAGCTTCGCGCTAAAGTCGGAACGACCGGGCCGGGTAAAACCATCAAAGTTGGCTTACTGCGCGGCGGCAAACCGCTGGAAGTCTCGGTAACGCTGGAAAACAGCAACCCGACCTCCACCAGCGCCGAAACCCTGTCTTCATCATTACAGGGTGCGTCTTTGAGCAACACCGAAATTAAAGGCGTAGGCAAAGGCGTTAAAGTCGATAACGTCGCTAAAGGTTCCCCAGCTGCACAGGCCGGGTTACAGAAAGATGATGTGATCATCGGTATCAACCGTCAGCAAACTAAAGATATCAGCGAGTTACGGAAAGCGCTGGCAACTAAACCTGCGGTGATGGCGTTGAATATCATCCGCGGCAACGAAACCATTTATCTATTATTACGTTAA
- the rplM gene encoding 50S ribosomal protein L13 — protein sequence MKTFTAKPETVKRDWYVVDANGKTLGRLATELARRLRGKHKAEYTPHVDTGDYIIVLNADKVAVTGNKRTDKIYYHHTGHIGGIKQATFEEMIARRPERVIEIAVKGMLPKGPLGRAMFRKLKVYAGTEHTHAAQQPQVLDI from the coding sequence ATGAAAACTTTCACAGCTAAACCAGAAACCGTAAAACGCGACTGGTATGTTGTTGACGCGAACGGTAAGACCTTAGGTCGCCTCGCTACTGAACTGGCTCGTCGCCTGCGCGGCAAGCATAAAGCGGAATACACCCCGCACGTTGATACTGGTGATTACATCATCGTTCTGAACGCAGATAAAGTTGCTGTAACCGGCAACAAGCGTACAGACAAGATTTATTACCATCACACCGGTCACATCGGTGGTATCAAACAAGCGACCTTTGAAGAGATGATTGCCCGCCGTCCTGAGCGTGTGATTGAAATCGCGGTTAAAGGCATGCTGCCGAAGGGCCCGCTGGGTCGTGCAATGTTCCGTAAACTGAAAGTTTACGCGGGCACTGAGCACACCCATGCGGCACAGCAACCGCAAGTTCTGGACATTTAA
- the mlaE gene encoding lipid asymmetry maintenance ABC transporter permease subunit MlaE, whose protein sequence is MLVQTLASVGRKGINICATFGRAGLMLFNAIIGCPQPRKQLPLLVKQLYSVGVQSLLIIVVSGLFIGMVLGLQGYLILTTYSAEASLGMMVSLSLLRELGPVVTALLFAGRAGSALTAEIGLMKATEQISSLEMMAIDPLRRVVAPRFWAGLISMPLLTAIFVAVGIWGGSVVGVDWKGIDSGFFWSAMQGAVDWRTDLLNCLIKSLVFAITVTWIALFNGYDAIPTSEGISRATTRTVVHSSLAVLGLDFVLTALMFGN, encoded by the coding sequence ATGTTAGTACAGACGTTAGCGTCCGTAGGCCGCAAAGGTATTAATATTTGCGCTACGTTCGGGCGAGCGGGATTGATGTTGTTCAACGCCATAATTGGTTGCCCGCAACCGCGCAAGCAGTTACCGCTACTGGTAAAGCAGCTTTATAGCGTGGGGGTACAATCCCTGCTGATTATTGTCGTTTCTGGCCTCTTTATCGGCATGGTGCTGGGCTTGCAAGGCTATCTGATTCTGACCACCTATAGCGCAGAAGCCAGTCTGGGCATGATGGTCTCACTGTCCTTGCTACGTGAGCTAGGACCGGTGGTGACGGCGTTATTGTTCGCCGGGCGAGCCGGTTCTGCGCTGACCGCAGAAATCGGCCTGATGAAAGCCACCGAGCAAATCTCCAGTCTGGAAATGATGGCTATCGATCCATTGCGCCGGGTTGTTGCGCCCCGCTTTTGGGCCGGTTTAATCAGTATGCCTCTGCTGACGGCAATTTTTGTCGCAGTCGGTATCTGGGGTGGCTCCGTGGTTGGCGTGGACTGGAAAGGTATCGATAGCGGCTTCTTCTGGTCAGCCATGCAGGGCGCGGTTGATTGGCGTACAGATTTACTGAATTGCCTGATCAAGAGTCTGGTATTTGCCATTACCGTGACCTGGATTGCGCTGTTCAATGGGTATGATGCAATCCCAACATCAGAAGGGATTAGCCGGGCAACGACCCGTACCGTGGTGCATTCATCACTGGCGGTACTGGGATTAGATTTTGTGCTGACAGCACTGATGTTTGGGAATTGA
- the sspB gene encoding ClpXP protease specificity-enhancing factor produces the protein MEMSDMSPRRPYLLRAFYDWLIDNELTPHLVVDVTLPDVEVPMEFARDGQIVLNVAPRAVGNLELGNEDVRFNARFGGVPRQVVVPMGAVLAIYARENGAGTMFEPEAAYDADAEGYFAEMDDQNEENAPSESLVLVTDETQAKLDSSKPDDEPPQPPRGGRPALRVVK, from the coding sequence ATGGAGATGTCAGATATGTCTCCGCGCCGTCCTTACCTGCTGCGCGCATTTTATGATTGGCTGATTGATAACGAGCTTACACCGCATCTAGTGGTAGATGTGACGCTGCCCGACGTAGAGGTTCCAATGGAATTTGCCCGTGATGGTCAAATTGTATTGAATGTCGCGCCGCGGGCGGTGGGTAATCTGGAACTGGGTAATGAAGATGTCCGTTTCAATGCCCGTTTTGGCGGTGTACCTCGTCAGGTTGTTGTACCTATGGGCGCAGTTCTGGCTATTTATGCCAGAGAAAACGGCGCGGGTACGATGTTTGAACCTGAAGCGGCTTATGATGCCGACGCAGAAGGTTATTTTGCCGAGATGGATGACCAGAACGAAGAAAACGCGCCGAGCGAAAGCCTGGTGCTGGTCACCGATGAGACTCAGGCAAAGCTGGACAGCAGCAAACCGGATGATGAGCCTCCGCAGCCTCCACGGGGTGGACGGCCTGCATTACGGGTTGTGAAATAA
- the murA gene encoding UDP-N-acetylglucosamine 1-carboxyvinyltransferase gives MEKFRVQGRTRLSGEVTISGAKNAALPIMFAALLAEEPVELQNVPHLKDIDTTIKLLSQLGTKIERNGSIFVDASGVDVFCAPYDLVKTMRASIWALGPLVARFGRGQVSLPGGCAIGARPVDLHISGLEQLGAEIKLEEGYVKASVDGRLKGAHIVMDKVSVGATVTIMSAATLAEGTTIIENAAREPEIVDTANFLNTLGAKITGAGTDRITIEGVARLGGGVYRVLPDRIETGTFLVAAAISGGKVVCRKTRPDTLDAVLAKLREAGADIEVGEDWISLDMHGERPKAVTLRTSPHPGFPTDMQAQFSLLNLVAEGTGVITETIFENRFMHVPELIRMGARAEIESNTVICHGVKQLSGAQVMATDLRASASLVLAGCIADGVTIVDRIYHIDRGYERIEDKLRALGANIERVQGE, from the coding sequence ATGGAGAAATTTCGTGTGCAGGGGCGGACTCGCCTAAGTGGTGAAGTCACTATTTCCGGCGCTAAAAACGCTGCCCTGCCAATTATGTTTGCCGCGTTGTTGGCCGAAGAACCGGTGGAATTACAGAATGTTCCTCATCTGAAGGACATCGATACCACTATTAAATTACTGAGCCAACTGGGTACTAAAATTGAGCGTAATGGCTCGATTTTTGTTGATGCCAGCGGGGTTGATGTATTCTGCGCGCCTTACGATCTGGTGAAAACCATGCGCGCCTCCATTTGGGCGTTAGGGCCTTTGGTTGCGCGTTTTGGTCGCGGTCAGGTTTCTTTACCAGGCGGCTGCGCTATCGGTGCTCGTCCGGTTGACCTGCATATCTCTGGTTTGGAACAGCTTGGCGCTGAAATCAAACTGGAAGAAGGCTACGTTAAAGCCTCCGTTGACGGTCGCCTGAAAGGCGCTCACATCGTTATGGATAAGGTCAGCGTTGGCGCGACCGTCACCATTATGAGTGCGGCGACACTGGCTGAAGGCACCACGATTATTGAAAACGCAGCCCGCGAACCGGAAATCGTCGATACTGCGAACTTCCTGAACACGTTGGGTGCAAAAATTACCGGCGCAGGCACTGACCGCATCACAATCGAAGGCGTGGCGCGTTTGGGCGGCGGCGTTTATCGCGTACTGCCGGATCGTATCGAAACCGGTACTTTCCTGGTGGCTGCGGCGATTTCTGGCGGTAAAGTTGTGTGTCGCAAAACCCGTCCGGATACTCTGGATGCGGTATTGGCGAAACTGCGTGAAGCCGGCGCGGATATTGAAGTAGGTGAGGACTGGATTAGTCTGGATATGCACGGTGAACGTCCTAAGGCCGTGACTTTGCGTACCTCGCCGCATCCAGGTTTCCCGACGGATATGCAAGCGCAGTTCAGCCTGCTGAATCTGGTTGCCGAAGGTACTGGCGTGATTACCGAAACTATCTTCGAAAACCGCTTTATGCACGTTCCTGAATTGATTCGTATGGGCGCTCGTGCAGAAATAGAAAGCAACACCGTGATTTGCCATGGCGTTAAACAGCTCTCTGGCGCGCAGGTTATGGCAACAGACCTGCGGGCTTCAGCCAGCTTGGTATTGGCGGGTTGTATCGCTGATGGCGTAACTATCGTTGACCGTATCTATCACATCGATCGCGGATACGAGCGTATTGAAGACAAACTGCGTGCGTTGGGTGCCAACATCGAACGAGTGCAAGGGGAGTAA
- the zapG gene encoding Z-ring associated protein ZapG, whose amino-acid sequence MTWEYALIGLVVGIAIGAVAMRFGNRKLRQQQVLQNELEKSKSDLEEYRQELVGHFARSAELLDNMARDYRQLYQHMAKSSNNLLPDLPMQDNPFRYRLTESEADNDQAPVKMPPRDYSEGASGLLRPEHQTRD is encoded by the coding sequence ATGACCTGGGAGTATGCGCTTATTGGATTAGTTGTTGGTATCGCCATCGGTGCGGTAGCCATGCGCTTTGGCAATCGTAAATTGCGTCAGCAGCAAGTGCTGCAAAACGAACTGGAAAAGAGCAAATCCGATCTGGAAGAATATCGTCAGGAGTTGGTTGGTCATTTCGCCCGCAGTGCGGAATTGCTGGACAATATGGCTCGTGACTATCGTCAGCTGTATCAGCACATGGCGAAAAGCTCGAATAACCTGCTGCCTGATTTACCAATGCAGGACAACCCGTTCCGCTACCGTTTGACCGAATCCGAAGCGGATAACGATCAGGCACCGGTAAAAATGCCGCCGCGCGATTATTCCGAAGGGGCGTCCGGTTTGCTGCGTCCTGAACATCAAACCCGCGATTAA
- the ibaG gene encoding BolA family iron metabolism protein IbaG, with protein MDTNEIKDVLMNALALQEAHVTGDGSHFQVIAVGELFADMSRVKKQQAVYAPLMEYIADNRIHALSIKAYTPQEWQRDRKLNGF; from the coding sequence ATGGATACCAACGAAATTAAAGATGTGCTGATGAACGCATTGGCACTACAGGAAGCACACGTGACCGGCGACGGTAGTCATTTTCAGGTGATTGCTGTCGGTGAGTTATTTGCCGATATGAGCCGCGTGAAGAAACAGCAGGCTGTGTATGCGCCTTTGATGGAATACATCGCTGATAACCGCATTCATGCTTTATCGATCAAAGCTTATACGCCTCAAGAGTGGCAGCGGGATCGCAAACTTAACGGCTTTTAA
- the sspA gene encoding stringent starvation protein SspA, with the protein MAVAANKRSVMTLFSGPTDIFSHQVRIVLAEKGVSVEIEQVEMDNLPQDLIDLNPYQTVPTLVDRELTLYESRIIMEYLDERFPHPPLMPVYPVARGESRLMMLRIEKNWYSLMYKIEQKTGQEAESARRQLREELLAIAPIFGQTPYFMSEEFSLVDCYLAPLLWRLPELGIELSGAGSKELKGYMTRVFERDAFLASLTEPEREMRLRIQG; encoded by the coding sequence ATGGCTGTCGCTGCCAACAAACGTTCGGTAATGACGCTGTTCTCTGGCCCGACCGACATTTTTAGCCATCAAGTACGTATCGTACTGGCGGAGAAAGGTGTCAGCGTTGAGATTGAGCAGGTTGAGATGGATAACCTGCCGCAGGACCTGATTGACCTCAACCCGTACCAAACGGTACCTACGCTGGTCGATCGCGAGCTGACTCTGTATGAATCCCGTATCATCATGGAATACCTTGATGAGCGCTTCCCGCATCCTCCATTAATGCCTGTGTATCCGGTTGCCCGTGGTGAAAGCCGTTTGATGATGCTGCGTATCGAGAAAAACTGGTATTCACTGATGTACAAAATCGAGCAAAAAACCGGTCAGGAAGCAGAATCAGCCCGTCGCCAGCTGCGCGAAGAGCTGTTGGCCATTGCTCCAATCTTTGGTCAGACGCCTTATTTCATGAGCGAAGAATTTAGCTTGGTTGACTGTTACCTGGCACCGCTGCTGTGGCGTTTACCTGAACTGGGTATTGAGCTGAGCGGCGCTGGTTCAAAAGAATTGAAAGGCTACATGACTCGCGTGTTCGAACGTGATGCATTCCTGGCCTCGCTGACTGAACCTGAGCGCGAAATGCGTTTGCGCATTCAAGGTTAA
- the degS gene encoding outer membrane-stress sensor serine endopeptidase DegS, protein MFIKLLRSTIIGLIVAGILLAALPVLRSPGYLFAGKAESTDSEVPVSYNLGVRRAAPAVVNVYNRSMGATAQDGLAIRTLGSGVIMSDKGYILTNKHVVNNAEQIIVALQDGRVSEALLVGSDNMTDLAVLKIDAGNLPVIPINNHRIPHVGDVVLAIGNPYNLGQTITQGIISATGRIGLSSSGRQNFLQTDASINQGNSGGALVNSLGELVGINTLSFDKSNNGETPEGIGFAIPTVLATKVMEKLIRDGRVIRGFIGITGGDYPPFHANTRNASSNLERIHGIKVNQVSPNGPAAAANMQVGDIILSVNNKPAISAVETMDQVAEVRPGTTIPVVILRNGEQITLNLTISEYPDS, encoded by the coding sequence ATGTTTATTAAGCTATTGCGATCCACCATTATTGGGCTGATTGTTGCCGGTATATTACTGGCTGCGCTGCCCGTTTTGCGTTCGCCCGGTTACCTGTTCGCCGGAAAAGCAGAGAGCACAGATAGTGAAGTTCCCGTTAGCTACAACCTTGGGGTGCGCAGAGCCGCGCCTGCGGTAGTCAATGTGTACAACCGCAGCATGGGTGCCACCGCTCAGGACGGTCTGGCCATTCGCACTCTGGGTTCTGGCGTGATCATGAGTGACAAGGGCTATATTCTTACCAACAAGCACGTGGTGAATAACGCTGAGCAGATTATTGTGGCTCTGCAAGATGGGCGCGTGTCCGAAGCCTTGCTGGTTGGCTCCGACAATATGACCGATCTGGCCGTGCTAAAAATCGATGCGGGCAATTTGCCGGTTATACCGATTAATAACCACAGAATCCCACATGTTGGCGATGTGGTTCTTGCCATAGGTAACCCTTATAACCTAGGGCAAACAATTACTCAGGGCATTATCAGCGCGACTGGACGCATAGGTTTAAGCTCATCCGGTCGACAAAACTTCCTGCAAACTGATGCATCGATCAATCAGGGAAACTCGGGGGGCGCGCTGGTCAACTCTCTCGGCGAATTGGTGGGAATTAATACGTTATCTTTCGATAAAAGTAACAATGGCGAAACGCCGGAAGGCATTGGCTTCGCAATTCCTACCGTTTTAGCCACTAAAGTAATGGAAAAACTGATTCGCGATGGGCGAGTCATTCGTGGCTTTATCGGCATTACCGGCGGCGATTATCCGCCGTTCCACGCCAATACCCGCAATGCTTCCTCTAATCTGGAGCGCATTCACGGTATTAAAGTGAATCAGGTTTCGCCTAACGGCCCAGCGGCGGCGGCAAATATGCAGGTCGGTGATATTATCCTTAGTGTGAATAACAAACCGGCAATCTCTGCAGTAGAAACCATGGATCAGGTAGCCGAAGTCCGTCCTGGCACCACTATTCCCGTGGTTATTCTGCGCAATGGCGAACAAATCACCCTGAACTTAACTATCAGTGAATATCCAGACAGCTGA